ATGGCGTAAGCATCCCCCACCACGAAACTCACACTGCTGTCAGCAATTACTGCTTTATCTGTTGATGAAAAAGTACTTCCCTCCCCctgtaaatataaaaaaaaaaagaagagacggctgtcacaacaaaaaataggggAGCAACCAAGGTTAATCTTCACCAACTTAGCGTCAGCGAAAGGGCCGCAAGGGGGACACGTGTTTCCGTTTAAGAGAGGGCACACGTGAGGCACTACAATTATAAACTCACACGCGAACCCACATAGTGAAAAAGTAAGATTAAATAATGCATTCTGTATGTTTAAAAGATAACAAAAGCGAAGGAAATTTTCACCTCACATTCTCCCTACCAGGGGAAAGCGTTGAGCGCTCATGGCGTAGGCTGTACAACAAACTGCCATGTGCACTGAAAGGCCACCATCACACACATTGCACCTTCCCAAAGTTGCTTTCCCCGGAGAAGCGGTGGTTTATAGATAATGCATTGTTGTCCGCAAGTTGCCCCCCAGCGTTTTCAAATTGGTGAGCGCAGAATACTTACGCCCATACTCCGCTGCGCACTTCAGGGGGAGGGGTAGCGGAAGCGCATCGGTTTTGTTAGGATATAGAAAGCACATCCCGTACAGGAGAGCCTGTAGCTCTCCAAGATCGAATCCTTTCCGCTTGGAGACGACATACAGCGTAGAGCGGGCGTGACCAAGGGTGCAATTTGCGCCGGTGAGAAAGAATGCCTCACCAAATTTTTTGTCCGCACCTTCCGCTGTAACGAAACCGCGTGGGGCGTTGCAGTACATCGTGCGGTCATCAGGGGCTTGGAAAGCAAAGCGCGAGTGCTGATACCGCTGGCCAGCCACAACCGCCCAGCTGCTTCCCTTGAGCACCTCACTCAGGACGTCGACGTCACTCTTGCGGGCATCAAGCAATTCTCCCTCCGAGGCACAGCCACGCAGAACCAGGTACGCCGACACAGCATTTCCCTTGCTCGTGAAGTGGCTTTTTGCTTCTTGCACGAACTCCCCCATCTTCTTAGATATCACCTCGGATGGAGTTGGGGGCCCCCCCTCAGACATCGATGTCGTGTCACAGTCGCTGCCGTCGGCATACAAGGTCTCCTTCCTGCCATTCACTTGATAATGGTTGCAGTAGGTCGACCACTGTGTGCCCTTCACGTAGAATGACACGAAAGCAACCGCGAAGAACTCCTGCCTGACGGCGGAAGACTCCGTTGCAACCGAGCGTTGATCCCTCCCAACATCGGCGGCTATTATTAATATTCCGCCGGATGGGTCAGCCTTCGCTAGCTTCGGACAAACTTGGTTCACATCTAGGGTCCAATTGAGGCGACCGGTTTTTGCGCATATTTGTTGCGCAACGGCCATGACAATCGACGACTCACGACCTCCCGTTAGGTCCTTAGCCACGACTTGGCTAAGGGCACCGCCGCCCGACCATGATGCCTTCCACTCTGCATACGGCTCCCTCTCGGGTCGCCGCAGGAACGTCACACCAAAAATGTTCTTCCCCAAGCGGCCCTTCGCCTCTTTCAAGCTTCGAACGGGGATGGAATCCCCGAAATTTAGTGGGGCGCTCATGCCATCAAGGTACTTCTTTATATTACCGACGACAACAGTTCCCtgcttgttgtttgtttcgtcATACAATACGACGTCGACTGTCTGTCGCGCACCGGGGTGCCTAAGGTCTTTGAGCTCCTTCACGAAACCCTGTTGTGAGCTCTCGCTTTGAGGGTTCACTCGTCGAAAACCGTCACCCTTTGGTATCAATATTTCCGGGGACTTCAGCACCTGACCATCCACGGAAACGAAATCCTTTCCAAAGGATATTCCGTACGCCTCCAAGAACTTCACGACCCTCCCCCCTTCGTGTTGGATTAGACGTTCAATGACACGCCTGAGGCGCTGAACACGATCATCAGGAAATATGGAGCACAGCTGCGGAAGTTGCCTTCGGTCTTGCTCATTCAAGGACATCTCGTGCAGCACCTGAGGTGGGACAAGCACCACCCGCCGCCCGTCGTTCGTCCGGCACTTAAAAAGTGCTTGCTGTGGCTCAATATGTATCCCGTACCGGTCGCGGAAATACTCCACATATGTCTGTGACGGGTTTTGTTTGAGGCCCGCTGCATCGCAGGCCTTATTGTCCGTAATATCAAGGACGGTATACATAGTAGCACGGGATTTGTCCACCACACTGTATACCTTTTTCTTAATGAAACGCTCGGCGAGCGCTCGTCGGATACTACCGCGTGCTCGCCTCCTTTCATCCTCCATCGCCGTCAAACAGTCCATGGCCGACGCCACAGGAAGGGAGACGTCCAGCTGCAGGACATCGTTTTCTTTGCCACGGATTACTGTCGAAAACGCCTTCACAGAAACTGCCTCAAATATAGAGATGGTTCCtgtggcatttttttttccgtttttcaGGTCTACAAACTTTGTACCGACCTTTTCCTCATAACATCCCTGAACGGCACTACCGATCACGCAGTTCAACTCCATTGTCCTCTCTTTGGGGTTCAACGAACATGATGTCGCCTGCTTCAGCGTAagcgtgtatgtgtatgtcaccgttttccccttccctttgcgCGCGTTCACGGTCAATTCGTAATTATATTCCTCCGCGGGAAGTCTAGTGGGACATATTATCGATGACCCTGTGCAGACGCACATGTTGACGTCAAATGCGTCTTCGCTACCGCTTTCCTTTCTCATTTTCAATAACATATTCTTCGATGCGAGCACTTTAACCCTTTCCCTGAGGTCGGGTGCCCCATCTTTCATTTCAATGGAAAGGGGGTAAATGAAGGCACATTTCCTCGGGTCGATGTACAGAGGGAGGAGGTTTGTCCATGCCTCCACTGGCCGGTCGTACATCCCGGCTTTCGCAAACGAAACCACCGCATCCCTCTCACGGGTCTGGCCAGTCCGATACGCCCCGTCACCAAAGCCTCCACCACGTCCACCACGGTATCCACCCTCGCCTCCACCACGTCCACCACGGTATCCACCCTCGCCTCCACCACGTCCACCACGGTATCCACCCTCGCCTCCACCACGTCCACCACGGTATCCACCCTCGCCTCCACCACGTCCACCACGGCGTCCACCCTCGCCTCCACCACGTCCACCACGGCGTCCACCCTCGCCTCCACCACGTCCACCACGGTATCCACGTTCCCAGTCagacattttattttaatccTTTTTATTAAGTtgcttgtttgcttttttagtTGATGACTGAAAGAGAACAAATAGTTTTTATCCTTTTCGCGTTCAACCTGATTACCCGTTCTGTgttcaaacaaaagaaaagatcagGTTGAAAGTTTTTTCTGGTAACTTTTTCCCAACAGATAATGAATACTGCTTTTTCATGCCGTTTTTTTCCATAATTGATATCACATGTGAGTAACTCTTAACTGTATATGTCACTCGAACGTCGGGGTTGCTTACCCTATGAATGTGCGCGCTCTGTCGCCGAGTGCCATCATTTTGCTGCTACGAGTAAGTTTCCAGTCAGACAACATTACGAAAGTACTGCTCCTTCTCTTTGACTCTAATGTTGAGGCTTCTTCACAGACCCTCGTCTAAAATATCGTACACCTGAAACTACCGCATGGGTGACCATATATAATACGAGTGTACAGTTGGCGCGAGAAAGAAATTACCACATAAACGTATCTTATTTCGTAAGACGTCGTTATTCATAGTAATTACTTACATGTCAGCCTTGTCATGCGTCAAAAACTGTGCATCCAACTTCTGTCGTCAACTTACCTTGTAATAAGGGTACCAATACATTGTATCCTTGTACAATAAGGTCACTAAGTGCAGACCCAAGACTCGAATATGAATAATAAGGGATGAACAGAGCCTACCTGAGTATACTGAGGAACAGTAGCCTTCTAGAAAATACCTAGGTTACCGTAAAGGTATCAGCACGGCACTTCCATATTGTTCAGTCCAAATATATACCCCTATGACGTTATCACATCAAAGACACGCCCGACGGGGCGCTACACAGGGACATCGTACTCATCTTTGAAGAGTGCTAATAACGTAAGTGTAAGGCAATAAACACGCACTTCACAATTATTGCGTGTTTAAACCACCAGTATTCCCCGGTGTTTTCCCCGCCCTTCGTTGCCAGTGAATTGAAAGCAATTGTACTGCGTGCTGTTCCTACATTAGTATGTCATTATTGGGATAAGATCTTCATAACGAAATCCAAACAATAAGCATTAGTACTCCCAAAACAGCATGCCGAACAAATTGTTAAGGAACAGAAAAGGTCGCATAAATAGTTTtcgaaaaataacaacagcaatgaTATGAAGCGACGTTATCAGTTACAGTGTAAATCTGTCAGTAACAGCTCAAGTGACCCCCAATTACTTGTGCGACGTATCCAACGCCAATACTACGGTAACGTAATAGCTAAAATTATTGTGTTCACaactttttccacctttaGATGTTGTACTTGAATGCTTTCAACAATGCCGAATAAAAGTATTTtgaacaacagaaaaacagTATAGATAACCATGTCATCGGAAGAGAAGCAGCGATAATCAGTAACAAAATGGACTTGCGACTCCTAACAGAACACTGCGGCTGATTAACGGATCCAGTAGTTAAATCAATGCGGGGTACAACAAAGATTTCTTCTTACTAACACGATtgtaatgaaaaataaacaaaaatgtttCCAACGAAAgatgtgaaaaggaaaaattcTCAATACCTAATAGGACCATTGAAACACAAGCTCACCATCAAATTCCACGGACTCATAATTCTTAGCATCATTAGAAGTGATCGATTACACCGTGGACAGCCTGGCAAACATGAAGGGAAAACTGTCCTCCATTCCTTTATTCTGCCAACCCCCACCTACCCACAAATACgaatacaacaaaaaccaTTAACCGCACACCTCACCGGCGCAACCCGTATGATTCTCGTTGTGAAGAAAACCATCTTCCGCCAAAACAAAGTAACCGATCCCCCGTGACGGCCGCAAATTACGGGACCGTTTTATCAACTAATCAACCTACGCTTTCAAACAAAACACTCGTAAACAGCAATCACCAAAGCAGGcactaatatatatatatatatatatagacagCATGACAGGAGGTTATTAAAATGGCATCACAGTCTCATGAAGCCCTTTTAAGGGAGCGGACAAAAATATACGCATTGTGAGCCCCCTTTGCCACTAGTAATCCCACACTGctaaaaaagtggaaaacaGTTCGTCACGAgttggagggaaaggggaattgTCCTTCCCACATGCGTAGCCTATACCGGCGACAAAACAATGGGGAGGAAGCAATGTCAAGTTTGTTTAAAACATCCACGGGGGACGTTGTAGCACCCACCCTAAAGGGAATACTGGTAACTatgatttaaaaaaactcaAGAAGCACCAAGCAGTCACTGGTCATATGTAAATAGTAAGTTCCTAACCTTTTACACCGTATGTCCTCAGAAACCCAATGTCCCTTTAACAACAGTAAGGTAGAGAAAATCAATAACCAGACAGCTATTTATCATTTTACTTTTGAAAAAATGTGGAGATATGATAATAAGTTCACCAAATGATTTAACTATAATTGATATTCCAgattatttttaaatttgacTCCCAAAGACTCGACTACATGGAGACACATATGTGCAAACGGGCAAATTCCGGGAGATGCAAACTTCTGTATAAATTTTTGTGATGATTGCTGTAACAATGCTGATGTTCGATGCTTGTGCTATCTCCCTTCGTTCATTTCCAGAGCACAGATCGCAGACGGAATGTTCCCTTCATAAACGATACGTTGGCACTACAAGGTACCACAATGGAACATCAACAGGATACTGGTAAAAAACGCAAACGAAAAACGAAAAGTCACGGTGGTACGCCCTCCCGTACAAGGCAAACTGGTAGGGGCCTTGAGCAGCCGTTTATACCGTGTATTTGAACCCACAAGCGTACATTGCTAAAATATTAACAAGATTAAGCGTCAATGCGGTGAAATCCAGAACCCCTCACAAAGTTGAACCCAGCACTGTCGTAAAGTCCATGCCCTTCAATAAGCATTCATATATTTCATGGGCCACAGGGGAGTTAGGACAACAGCAGTCGGCACGCAGCAATCAAAGCACGGGCTGTGACAGTGAAGAGAGTGATATACCTGGTGGATCGCATACCATCCATGCAAAACGTGGCCTAGGCACAGGAATACTAgacaaaataaagcaaagtTATAAAACTTGCCGGGAGTAGCACAGTGATAATGACAGTACACTCTCGGGGAAAATATTCACACCAGACAATTTGAAAGCGAACTCCAAGCAACAATGTTCTCATTACATAGATATCAGGCTGCGGGGGTGACATACCGGCAACgcaatttttaaaaaatagaacagatgaaaaatatttaacaaacgacaaaaaacatACAGAAAACAAGTTTCCTATTTTGAGAATTAATATATTTCCCGTTCAAAACACGCAAAGCCAATTCCGAAAATGgagcggcaaaaaaaaatggaaaatacCTCTCAGGTATCCGGAGCCAAACCACGGCATGTACTCTGTAAGATGCGTAAATAGCTTTACACGATCGAAATTTGGCAATGCTGTTGTTTTGACTTTATGTAGAAGCGGTCATGTCACAGCAACGGTCAAAAATACTCCGCGAAACCGATGACCACCAGAACCTCTAAGTGGATtctggaaaacaaaaacaaaatcgccgatttaaaataaaagatgCCCTTTTTCGAAATTTTGTTCTAAAGGCTGCCTGTATCGAGTGAACGGATTTTGTGGCGAGGCTCTTCCCCTTTAGCAGTTCCTTCATAAGCACTCGCGTAGCAAATATCTTAACAGTAGAATAATAATGCGCTACCTTCAGAAAGCACAGAAATACTTCATTACCGGGCTCAGAAGGAGATTGCAATTCCACTGAAACCCCTTTAGCGGATCCGTAACAAAGAATTCGGCGTCTTCCCCTACAACCCCAAAAACGATAACGCAGCACGCCACTGTAGTTGCACACCcccaaaaggaaggaaatgacTCTTTCTCCCAAATGAATAGGGGAACATGGCTTTACCGGTAATATGCTTCCAAAAATACGGCAAACCAGCATAGACATTTGCTGACACAACACCTCACACAAGGGTAGTCACATGCTGCGCACCAAAGTGTGCCCCTATGCCACGACGTTTTAGAATCTTAATTCACTCCGTGCGCACTTCGGTAGCTCAATATTCCAGTGTTTACCCTAAAACAGAGCTAGCTTCTACAGCAAAGCCAGTCTCCCGTCAGACAGCAAGAAGCCAGAGCAATGCGTTGACGAGAAAACGATGCAAATTTCCTTACACCGACCGatagttttttttcggtAGGATAAAAAAAACTGGTAATATTAAATGGTTCCAGCTTATATTAATGCAGCCCTTCCAAGGCCTTCTCCAACTAAAATATATACAGCCAATTCTCAAAAAATAGGAGAGGAAACGCAGTGACTCCGTTACTTAACTGCGTATCGAGACGGCTGCGTTGATGGTATCGACAAATGGGTTAACGAAAACCCCACCACGAGCAACGATAAGCACCGTTGTCACAAACGAAGAATAGTAAAACACATTCATATGAAGAAACCCACGTATCCCACCCGGAACATTTGTCGAGGGGCAGAGCAACGATAAAACCAACTGTTAGTGACGCCTTGTGTAAAGTGGTTTCGTCATTGTGttgaaaacaataaacagtTGGAACAAACCAGTATATGAGAGCGGTAACGCACTCACGACGTATCAGCTAAATAGGGAAATGACGATAAACGCAAGGTGATGGCGTTCTCTGCCGCCAACTAACCACAAACCGTTACGCTTAAGGGGGTGggcgcacacatacacacatctCAGCCAGTGAGGTAAACGGGAAATCACTACGTGACACAACGCCAATGAGAGAAAGGGGAATAAGCCTTGAGGTACAGCTCGCCACTCGCAGTGCACTCGAGGGCGCTGACTCAACACCACACAATCTTTGAAACCGCCTCCTCCTAGACTACAGGAAAGATACCGCGCATACCGGTGGTACCAGCGCATAAATGTCCCCATATCACCAGCCACATAGTGACACGACTTTAAGGCTTGCTGAAAAATGCACCTAGCCAGCCTGACTGGGTGCTGTAATGAAAGTAACTAGGTAGCAATCTTTGCTGGAAATGAAATGGCATGCTCCTAGCAGACAGatgaagaaagcaaacaacatCATCCACAACATCGCAACCTTTCAACTTCCGCTCCGGCTCAGAAAAATGGTACCCTACATGCTTCGACATCAAAGGGCGAAACGACGTACGCCACGCGGCGCAGTCGGCAAGAGAATCTTTGGCGCTACCCCGCAGCCCCTCGCCACTCTGGAACCTTCGCAGCGCCGTGCTAAGTGGAAGTGCACTGGCAggcccctttcccccctctcggGGATCAAGCACCAACAAGTGGAAGGAGGTCGGCAGCCCGCACTCCGCCCCCCACCCCCCTCCCTCGTGCAGGCACTTGGAACGCTTACTGAACTACGCCGTTGCCCTCCTGTTAAGAGTGGGGTGGTCTTTTAACCAATTCAACGTTCACCACCTTCCCACACCCCAGAGGGTATTAGGTGCGAAGATCAGCCGATACCAGCCGCGCCGCCAAGTGGCACACGTGTCAGCTATGTTTTCCGGACTGATTTCGTTCCTTTTGCGTTCGTTTTTGGTGTTTGACTCTTCGACTTGTAGAAAGGCCTCTTACGTAGCAGGATCCCTCCGCACACCCGGTGGTCGCGGAACACAGGCACAACGTCTCTGCCGCAGATCCCAAAGGCGATAATTTTCTGATTTATCACTTTGTCAACGCGCCCTGTTTGTCTGCAAATGGACACGCACTCGTACCGACACTTTGAGCATCCCCCTAGTTCTCAGTACTATTTCCTCCAAGAAAGGATAACTATGAATGCTTCTGCCGCGGTTAGTTTTTGGCTGGTCTCCACGTTGCTGGCCTTTGGCAAGGAGTGTTAGCCCCCTCTTGACCCAGCCACGAACCCACAATGCACACCCTGCGCTAGGCTTGGTTATGCACCTACGCTTGCGTCGAAAGGACCCTTGTGTGCCACTGTGCGGGAGCTGTATGTTTCGTTGTTTGTGGCTTATCGACTCCTATGTTGTCTCTTGGCTGGGTCAATCCGCATTTGGATTGCATTGCTTTACCGTTAGTGACGGGGTCTTTCTTTGGCCGCATTTTCATCCAAGAAAATCCGAATTTGACTGCATTTTCCTCCGCGAGACCCACTGAGCCATTTCTTTCAGTCAGAAAGAGTTTTTGACTACGGCGCTTCGTCAGCACGCGAAAGTTGACGCCACACCAGCCCTTTCCGCCCGTGGAACAAACAATGTGCGGACCCCACATCCCAGGGATGTTCCACCCGTTGTTCTTCGAATAATTGAGTGCCTCTGGACTCCGATTGTTCTGGCGCTACGGAGGGATCGGTCACCAAGTTGGCGCATGTCATTACTAAGTGGTGTATGGGATGGTGTTGCCTCGGCGTTCCCTCGTCGGCTCCACCGGCTGCTGAGTGGCAAGGCTGAACTACGGCCCGCCTGCTAACTTTGCGGGCCGATCTTATCAAGTATGCCCATTTCGAAGCGTTTCTCTTGCCGCCTTCGGGAATCGAGCAGAGTCATAGGAAGGCGTCCGCACCTGCGCTGCGGGGTGGTTCCGTTCAGTATTT
This region of Trypanosoma brucei gambiense DAL972 chromosome 10, complete sequence genomic DNA includes:
- a CDS encoding argonaute-like protein, putative; protein product: MSDWERGYRGGRGGGEGGRRGGRGGGEGGRRGGRGGGEGGYRGGRGGGEGGYRGGRGGGEGGYRGGRGGGEGGYRGGRGGGFGDGAYRTGQTRERDAVVSFAKAGMYDRPVEAWTNLLPLYIDPRKCAFIYPLSIEMKDGAPDLRERVKVLASKNMLLKMRKESGSEDAFDVNMCVCTGSSIICPTRLPAEEYNYELTVNARKGKGKTVTYTYTLTLKQATSCSLNPKERTMELNCVIGSAVQGCYEEKVGTKFVDLKNGKKNATGTISIFEAVSVKAFSTVIRGKENDVLQLDVSLPVASAMDCLTAMEDERRRARGSIRRALAERFIKKKVYSVVDKSRATMYTVLDITDNKACDAAGLKQNPSQTYVEYFRDRYGIHIEPQQALFKCRTNDGRRVVLVPPQVLHEMSLNEQDRRQLPQLCSIFPDDRVQRLRRVIERLIQHEGGRVVKFLEAYGISFGKDFVSVDGQVLKSPEILIPKGDGFRRVNPQSESSQQGFVKELKDLRHPGARQTVDVVLYDETNNKQGTVVVGNIKKYLDGMSAPLNFGDSIPVRSLKEAKGRLGKNIFGVTFLRRPEREPYAEWKASWSGGGALSQVVAKDLTGGRESSIVMAVAQQICAKTGRLNWTLDVNQVCPKLAKADPSGGILIIAADVGRDQRSVATESSAVRQEFFAVAFVSFYVKGTQWSTYCNHYQVNGRKETLYADGSDCDTTSMSEGGPPTPSEVISKKMGEFVQEAKSHFTSKGNAVSAYLVLRGCASEGELLDARKSDVDVLSEVLKGSSWAVVAGQRYQHSRFAFQAPDDRTMYCNAPRGFVTAEGADKKFGEAFFLTGANCTLGHARSTLYVVSKRKGFDLGELQALLYGMCFLYPNKTDALPLPLPLKCAAEYGRKYSALTNLKTLGGNLRTTMHYL